One genomic window of Luteitalea pratensis includes the following:
- a CDS encoding GNAT family N-acetyltransferase, which yields MIARILTGVVPILIRSATAADLPVLGHLGALLMRVHHDFDAQRFLSPGTDPERGYAWFLGRQIEDKGCLVLVAELEGAVIGYVYAAIEPLSWKELRDQSGFIHDLVVEPGHRDGGAGSQLLDAAIEWLRGRGMPRVLLCTAEQNAGGQRLFARHGFRRTMIEMTREL from the coding sequence GTGATTGCGCGTATCCTGACCGGTGTCGTGCCCATCCTGATCCGCTCCGCCACCGCTGCGGACCTGCCCGTGCTCGGGCATCTCGGCGCGCTGCTGATGCGCGTGCATCACGACTTCGACGCCCAGCGCTTCCTCTCACCTGGCACCGATCCCGAGCGCGGCTACGCCTGGTTCCTCGGCAGGCAAATCGAGGACAAGGGCTGTCTCGTCCTGGTCGCCGAGCTCGAGGGCGCCGTGATCGGCTATGTGTACGCGGCAATCGAGCCCCTGTCCTGGAAGGAACTCCGTGACCAGTCCGGCTTCATCCACGACCTGGTCGTCGAGCCCGGGCATCGCGACGGTGGCGCGGGATCGCAGCTGCTCGACGCCGCCATCGAGTGGCTGCGCGGCCGCGGCATGCCGCGCGTGCTCCTCTGTACCGCCGAGCAGAATGCGGGTGGACAGCGACTGTTCGCACGGCATGGGTTCAGGCGCACGATGATCGAGATGACGAGGGAGTTGTGA